One genomic window of Haloarchaeobius salinus includes the following:
- a CDS encoding PH domain-containing protein, producing MSRDWLTLEDDEAVLWEASPRIQSIIPALFVGLVIVVVPAGMALLAPDTFPVPVWPVALLGVVPPVLAYVWISNVEFVVTNRRCYRKQGVLSRDVLAVGFESVQNSSYEQGVFGTLFGHGTVSVDTAGGMGTELRFWNIEDPRSVQNLVLDQREAFDGDDDELPGTVEQWQAVLAEVRRLRRAAERYERSSR from the coding sequence ATGAGCCGCGACTGGCTCACGCTGGAGGACGACGAGGCGGTGCTCTGGGAGGCCTCGCCCCGGATCCAGAGCATCATCCCGGCGCTGTTCGTCGGGCTGGTGATCGTCGTCGTTCCGGCAGGGATGGCCCTGCTCGCGCCGGACACGTTCCCGGTACCGGTGTGGCCGGTCGCCCTGCTCGGCGTCGTCCCGCCGGTGCTCGCGTACGTCTGGATCAGCAACGTCGAGTTCGTCGTGACGAATCGCCGTTGTTACCGAAAGCAGGGTGTGCTCTCGCGGGACGTGCTCGCCGTCGGCTTCGAGAGCGTCCAGAACAGCTCGTACGAGCAGGGCGTGTTCGGGACCCTGTTCGGCCACGGCACGGTCTCCGTCGACACGGCGGGCGGGATGGGGACCGAGCTCCGGTTCTGGAACATCGAGGACCCGCGCTCCGTCCAGAACCTCGTGCTCGACCAGCGCGAGGCGTTCGACGGGGACGACGACGAGCTGCCGGGCACGGTCGAGCAGTGGCAGGCGGTGCTCGCGGAGGTACGACGGCTGAGACGGGCGGCAGAACGGTACGAACGGTCGTCCCGCTAG